In Rhodococcus rhodochrous, a single genomic region encodes these proteins:
- a CDS encoding cysteine desulfurase-like protein, which yields MAYDVARIRGLIPSLGDGWIHLDPRAGMQIPDVVSRTVSTAFRNSAASSTGRHLSSRRSAAILQEARVAVAELVGADPDGVVLGPSHAVLLAWLAEALSSRLGLGTGMVLSRLDDEANIAPWLRVASRYGAQVRWAEVEIETCELPTWQYEELITPTTRLVALTAASSIVGTAPDVRVVADLVHEVGGLMVVDAAGAAPYAHVDIDDLGADVITVDIASWGGPQIGALVFSDPAHLERVPAMSLNPHARGAERLEVGGHQFGLLAGIPASIDFMASLDDEATGSRRERLDISISSMQNYQDVLFDRLMRQLDSLTGVIVLGRASSRVPTLSFTVDGVPAEKVAAHLADRRIATVASTRGSSRLLDSLGVSDEGGAVSIGLAPYTTSFEVDQLVRELRNL from the coding sequence ATGGCTTACGACGTTGCCCGGATCCGGGGGTTGATCCCCTCGCTCGGGGACGGGTGGATCCATCTCGATCCACGGGCCGGTATGCAGATCCCCGATGTGGTGTCGCGCACCGTGTCCACTGCCTTCCGCAACTCGGCCGCGTCGTCGACGGGACGGCACCTGTCGTCACGTCGCAGCGCCGCGATCCTCCAGGAGGCGCGCGTCGCGGTCGCGGAACTCGTGGGTGCCGATCCGGACGGCGTCGTCCTGGGCCCGAGCCACGCGGTGCTGCTCGCCTGGCTCGCCGAAGCACTCAGCTCCCGCCTCGGGCTCGGCACCGGCATGGTGCTCTCACGGCTCGACGACGAAGCGAACATCGCTCCCTGGTTGCGGGTCGCGAGCCGCTACGGCGCGCAGGTGCGCTGGGCCGAGGTCGAGATCGAGACGTGCGAGCTGCCCACCTGGCAGTACGAGGAACTCATCACGCCCACCACCCGGCTCGTCGCGCTCACCGCGGCGTCGTCGATCGTCGGCACCGCGCCCGACGTGCGGGTCGTCGCGGATCTCGTCCACGAGGTCGGTGGACTCATGGTCGTCGACGCCGCGGGCGCGGCCCCCTACGCCCACGTCGACATCGACGATCTGGGCGCCGACGTCATCACCGTCGACATCGCCTCGTGGGGTGGCCCGCAGATCGGTGCGCTCGTCTTCTCGGACCCCGCGCATCTCGAACGGGTTCCGGCCATGTCGCTGAACCCGCACGCGCGCGGCGCCGAACGCCTCGAGGTGGGCGGTCACCAGTTCGGTCTGCTCGCCGGTATCCCCGCGTCCATCGACTTCATGGCCTCGCTGGACGACGAGGCCACCGGTTCGCGTCGCGAGCGTCTCGACATCTCGATCAGCTCGATGCAGAACTATCAGGACGTGCTGTTCGACCGCCTGATGCGGCAGCTCGACAGTCTCACCGGCGTGATCGTGCTCGGCCGCGCGTCGAGCCGCGTCCCCACCCTCAGCTTCACCGTCGACGGCGTTCCGGCCGAGAAGGTCGCCGCGCATCTCGCCGACCGTCGCATCGCGACGGTGGCGAGCACCCGCGGATCGAGCCGGCTCCTCGACTCCCTCGGCGTCAGCGACGAAGGGGGAGCGGTGAGCATCGGCCTCGCCCCCTACACCACGAGCTTCGAGGTCGATCAGCTCGTCCGCGAGCTCCGCAACCTCTAG
- a CDS encoding AMP-dependent synthetase/ligase produces the protein MTPRAASPSTLCEAFQTTAAAYPDKVALRTPDDSVSYTWRQYAQRVERLAAGLAGLGVSRGDTVGLMLTNRPEFHLLDTAAIHLGAVPFSIYNSLTAEQISYVLGNAGNRVMIAEEQFVPVLRQALGDTKVEHLVCIDGKPEGTISLDDLEAAADPSFDFEASWKAVQPPDLLTLIYTSGTTGPPKGVELTHANLLAELEATSSYLPTGPDDRILSYLPDAHIANRWGSHYSSLYSGMQITTLDDLKQAITVLPSLRPTLFGAVPQVWYKLKAAIDKTLAEESSPIKKKLALWAIDVGRKRARLQSDGKPVPRTLEVQHAVADRLVLSAIRGKLGLDQVRAAVTGAAAISPEVLEFVLALGIPCSEVWGMSETSCVVTMNRPGAIRIGTVGQAVPCAQLRIAEDGELLVSGPLLMKGYRNDPEKTSDAIDSDGWLHTGDIGEIDADGYVRLIDRKKEIIVNAAGKNMSPANIEGALRAACPMLGGAVAIGNDRPYNVALLALDPDALAVFAEQHGLSGTHEELSRHPVVLESIAKSVEEANSKLSRVEQIKKYTVLPTIWEPSGDELTPTMKLKRKPIDAKYAEEIDKLYAQA, from the coding sequence ATGACCCCTCGTGCCGCCTCACCGTCGACCCTCTGCGAAGCCTTCCAGACCACCGCCGCGGCGTACCCCGACAAGGTCGCGCTGCGCACCCCCGACGACTCCGTCTCCTACACCTGGCGTCAGTACGCGCAGCGCGTCGAACGCCTCGCCGCCGGGCTGGCCGGCCTCGGCGTGAGCCGCGGGGACACCGTCGGTCTCATGCTCACCAACCGGCCCGAATTCCACCTTCTCGACACCGCCGCGATCCACCTCGGCGCGGTGCCGTTCTCGATCTACAACTCGTTGACCGCCGAACAGATCTCGTACGTGCTCGGCAACGCCGGCAACCGCGTGATGATCGCCGAGGAACAGTTCGTCCCCGTTCTGCGGCAGGCGCTCGGCGACACGAAGGTCGAGCACCTGGTGTGCATCGACGGCAAACCGGAAGGCACCATCTCCCTCGACGACCTCGAGGCCGCCGCCGATCCGTCCTTCGACTTCGAGGCCTCGTGGAAGGCCGTGCAACCGCCCGACCTGCTGACCCTCATCTACACCTCCGGCACCACCGGGCCGCCGAAGGGTGTCGAACTCACCCACGCCAACCTGCTCGCCGAACTCGAGGCGACGAGCTCGTATCTGCCCACCGGCCCGGACGACCGGATTCTGTCGTATCTGCCCGACGCGCACATCGCCAACCGCTGGGGCTCGCACTACTCGAGCCTGTACAGCGGCATGCAGATCACCACGCTCGACGACCTCAAGCAGGCCATCACCGTGCTGCCGAGCCTGCGGCCGACGCTCTTCGGCGCCGTCCCCCAGGTCTGGTACAAGCTCAAGGCCGCGATTGACAAGACCCTCGCCGAGGAATCGAGCCCGATCAAGAAGAAACTCGCGTTGTGGGCGATCGACGTCGGACGCAAGCGTGCCCGGCTGCAGTCCGACGGCAAACCGGTCCCCCGCACCCTCGAGGTGCAGCACGCGGTGGCCGACAGGCTGGTGCTGTCCGCGATCCGCGGCAAGCTCGGCCTCGATCAGGTCCGGGCCGCTGTCACCGGTGCCGCCGCGATCTCGCCGGAGGTCCTCGAGTTCGTTCTCGCCCTGGGCATTCCGTGCTCCGAGGTGTGGGGCATGTCGGAGACCTCGTGCGTGGTCACGATGAACCGGCCGGGCGCCATCCGCATCGGCACCGTCGGGCAGGCCGTGCCGTGTGCGCAGCTCAGGATCGCCGAGGACGGCGAACTGCTCGTCTCGGGTCCGCTGTTGATGAAGGGCTACCGCAACGACCCCGAGAAGACTTCGGATGCAATCGATTCCGACGGCTGGTTGCACACCGGCGACATCGGTGAGATCGACGCGGACGGATACGTGCGGTTGATCGACCGGAAGAAGGAGATCATCGTCAACGCGGCGGGGAAGAACATGTCACCCGCCAATATCGAAGGCGCCCTGCGTGCCGCTTGCCCGATGCTCGGTGGCGCCGTCGCCATCGGCAACGACCGACCCTACAACGTCGCGCTGCTCGCGCTCGATCCCGATGCCCTGGCCGTTTTCGCCGAACAACACGGTCTCAGCGGCACCCACGAGGAGCTCTCCCGGCATCCGGTGGTCCTCGAGTCGATCGCGAAATCGGTCGAGGAGGCGAACAGCAAGTTGTCGCGGGTCGAGCAGATCAAGAAGTACACGGTGCTGCCGACGATCTGGGAACCCTCCGGCGACGAGCTGACCCCGACCATGAAGCTCAAGCGCAAGCCCATCGACGCGAAGTACGCGGAGGAGATCGACAAGCTGTACGCCCAGGCCTGA
- a CDS encoding molybdopterin oxidoreductase family protein has product MTTVDRIADPWGSRTPYGPGQRWPTRVDTYLADGLTEDDVDRWVQSATILHSNGDGLDIAVKDGRMVGVRGRAVDRVNHGRLDPKDLFGWQANHSEDRLTAPLIRRDGKLVETDWDTAMDAVAGRTKELLDERGPSSVGFYTTGQLFLEEYYTLALIGHGGIGTNHMDGNTRLCTATAAAALKQSFGCDGQPGSYTDIDHADVIALYGHNMAETQTVTWTRILDRLAGPNPPAVICVDPRWTPVARAATVHLAPRPGTNVVLMNGLLHEILRRGWIDEKYIEEHTVGFDELRTQLDDYPLEKVAEICDVPIEDLQEAARLLGTAERLLSTVLQGFYQSHQATAAAVQVNNIHLVRGMLGRPGCGVLQMNGQPTAQNTRECGADGDLPAFRNWANESHVEDLARVWNIDPMRIPHYTAPTHLMQMMRYVEDGSIRFLYVSGTNPAVSLPELRRVREILTQDRLFLVVQDIFLSETAQLADVVLPAATWGEKTGTFTNTDRTVHLSEKAVEPPGQARPDLDIFVDYARRLDLRDKDGEPLVKWSTPEEAFEAWKECTAGRPCDYTGITYEKLRGGSGIQWPCNADAPDGTERLYEGGKFWAAPDYCENYGRDMVTGAPVEPTEYRALNPFGKAIIKAGEYLPPHETVSDEYPYLLTTGRTLYHFHTRTKTGRAPQLQRAAPEVWVEMSAGDAERHGWSEGDLLRVDTPRGHVTARLRISGIRTGVLFLPFHYGYWDTPAGHEPALEGRAANELTFTDWDPASKQPLFKSGAARVERVAVADDGPSAAPTTTASAPVSGSVPATSGGPDAEITETLDGGGPR; this is encoded by the coding sequence ATGACCACCGTGGATCGCATCGCGGATCCGTGGGGTTCGCGCACACCCTACGGACCCGGGCAACGCTGGCCCACCCGCGTCGACACCTATCTCGCCGACGGACTGACCGAGGACGATGTCGACAGGTGGGTGCAGTCGGCGACCATCCTGCATTCCAACGGCGACGGCCTCGACATCGCCGTCAAGGACGGGCGCATGGTGGGGGTGCGCGGACGCGCCGTGGATCGGGTGAACCACGGTCGGCTCGACCCCAAGGACCTGTTCGGCTGGCAGGCGAACCACTCGGAGGACCGGCTCACCGCGCCGTTGATCCGGCGCGACGGCAAGCTCGTCGAGACCGACTGGGACACCGCGATGGATGCCGTCGCCGGTCGTACAAAGGAGTTGCTCGACGAGCGCGGCCCCAGTTCGGTCGGCTTCTACACCACCGGGCAGCTGTTCCTGGAGGAGTACTACACCCTCGCGCTCATCGGTCACGGTGGCATCGGCACCAACCACATGGACGGCAACACGAGGCTGTGCACGGCGACGGCGGCAGCCGCACTCAAGCAGTCCTTCGGGTGTGACGGGCAGCCCGGCTCCTACACCGACATCGACCATGCCGACGTCATCGCGCTCTACGGACACAACATGGCCGAGACGCAGACGGTGACATGGACGCGGATCCTCGATCGGCTCGCCGGACCGAATCCACCGGCCGTGATCTGTGTGGATCCGCGGTGGACGCCGGTCGCGCGGGCCGCGACGGTGCACCTCGCTCCGCGCCCGGGCACCAACGTCGTCCTCATGAACGGGCTGTTGCACGAGATCCTGCGACGCGGGTGGATCGACGAGAAGTACATCGAGGAGCACACCGTCGGATTCGACGAACTGCGCACCCAGCTCGACGACTATCCCCTCGAGAAGGTCGCCGAGATCTGCGACGTCCCCATCGAGGATCTGCAGGAGGCCGCTCGACTGCTCGGCACGGCGGAGCGGCTGCTCTCGACGGTCCTGCAGGGTTTCTACCAGTCCCATCAGGCCACCGCGGCCGCCGTGCAGGTGAACAACATCCATCTCGTGCGCGGCATGCTCGGCAGGCCCGGGTGCGGAGTCCTCCAGATGAACGGGCAGCCCACCGCGCAGAACACCCGTGAATGCGGAGCCGACGGCGACCTACCGGCCTTCCGCAACTGGGCCAACGAATCGCACGTCGAGGACCTCGCCCGGGTGTGGAACATCGATCCGATGCGGATCCCGCACTACACCGCCCCCACCCATCTGATGCAGATGATGCGGTACGTCGAGGACGGCTCGATCCGCTTCCTCTACGTGAGCGGGACGAATCCGGCCGTGTCCCTACCGGAACTGCGGCGTGTGCGCGAGATCCTCACCCAGGACAGGCTTTTCCTCGTGGTGCAGGACATCTTCCTGTCGGAGACCGCGCAACTCGCCGACGTCGTCCTGCCCGCTGCGACCTGGGGTGAGAAGACCGGGACGTTCACCAACACCGACCGCACCGTGCACCTGTCGGAGAAGGCCGTCGAACCACCCGGGCAGGCCAGGCCCGATCTCGACATCTTCGTCGACTACGCGCGCCGGCTCGACCTGCGGGACAAGGACGGCGAACCGCTCGTGAAGTGGTCCACGCCCGAGGAGGCCTTCGAGGCGTGGAAGGAGTGCACGGCCGGGCGGCCCTGCGACTACACGGGCATCACCTACGAGAAACTCCGTGGCGGAAGCGGAATCCAGTGGCCGTGCAACGCCGACGCCCCCGACGGGACCGAACGTCTCTACGAGGGCGGAAAGTTCTGGGCCGCACCGGACTACTGCGAGAACTACGGACGCGACATGGTCACCGGAGCGCCGGTCGAACCCACCGAGTACCGGGCGCTGAACCCCTTCGGCAAGGCGATCATCAAGGCGGGTGAGTATCTTCCCCCGCACGAGACGGTCTCCGACGAGTATCCGTATCTGCTCACCACCGGCCGCACGCTCTACCACTTCCACACCCGCACGAAGACCGGTCGTGCCCCGCAACTGCAACGCGCGGCACCGGAGGTGTGGGTGGAGATGTCGGCGGGCGATGCCGAGCGGCACGGCTGGTCGGAGGGCGACCTGCTGCGGGTCGACACCCCGCGCGGGCACGTCACCGCTCGGCTGCGGATCAGCGGGATCCGGACCGGGGTGCTGTTCCTGCCGTTCCACTACGGATACTGGGACACCCCGGCCGGTCACGAACCGGCGCTCGAGGGGCGCGCGGCCAACGAACTGACCTTCACCGACTGGGATCCGGCGTCGAAGCAACCCCTGTTCAAGTCGGGCGCCGCGCGCGTCGAACGGGTCGCCGTCGCCGACGACGGGCCGTCCGCGGCGCCGACCACCACCGCCTCGGCACCGGTCTCCGGCAGCGTGCCCGCCACCTCGGGTGGACCGGACGCCGAGATCACCGAGACGCTCGACGGCGGAGGGCCGCGATGA
- a CDS encoding bacterial proteasome activator family protein codes for MTHPDNDQVLVIGPDGRPIRVSREEAARAEADGRPEEEKTENGGESLADMVEQPAKVMRIGTMIKQLLEEVKAAPLDDASRTRLKDIHLSSIRELGQGLAPDLREELERLALPFGEDAVPSDAELRIAQAQLVGWLEGLFHGIQTALFAQQMAARAQLEQMRQGALPSGAVHGGQGRNDQQIPGQTHPGTGQYL; via the coding sequence ATGACGCATCCGGACAACGACCAGGTTCTCGTGATCGGACCCGACGGCCGACCCATCCGAGTCTCCCGTGAGGAGGCGGCCCGCGCGGAGGCCGACGGCCGGCCGGAGGAGGAGAAGACCGAGAACGGCGGCGAATCCCTGGCCGACATGGTCGAGCAGCCTGCGAAGGTCATGCGGATCGGCACCATGATCAAACAGCTCCTCGAAGAGGTGAAGGCCGCGCCGCTCGACGACGCCAGCCGCACCCGGCTCAAGGACATCCACCTGTCGTCCATCCGCGAACTCGGTCAGGGTCTCGCCCCGGACCTGCGGGAGGAACTCGAGCGGCTCGCGCTGCCCTTCGGCGAGGACGCGGTGCCCTCCGACGCCGAGCTGCGCATCGCGCAGGCCCAGCTCGTCGGCTGGCTCGAGGGTCTGTTCCACGGTATCCAGACTGCGCTGTTCGCTCAGCAGATGGCGGCTCGCGCCCAGCTCGAGCAGATGCGTCAGGGAGCCCTCCCGTCCGGTGCCGTGCACGGCGGTCAGGGCCGGAACGATCAGCAGATCCCCGGCCAGACCCATCCCGGAACCGGCCAGTACCTGTAG
- a CDS encoding glycosyltransferase, with protein sequence MADERIIGVVVTHRRRELLADSLKVLASQSRPLDHLVVVDNGDEDAVRELVDAVDLPTSYLGSKHNLGGAGGFALGILYALSLGADRVWLADDDGRPEGPDVLATLLDCAQRNGLAEVSPVVCDIAQPDRLAFPLRRGVVWRRWRHELGDEDLLPGIASLFNGALFTAAAIDAVGVPDLRLFVRGDEVEVHRRLVRSGLPFGTCLQTAYLHPDGADEFKPILGGRMHTQYPDNDTKRFFTYRNRGYLLSQPGLRRLLPQEWVRFGWYFLITRRDPAGLREWIRLRRLGREERFERP encoded by the coding sequence GTGGCTGACGAACGGATCATCGGCGTCGTCGTCACGCACCGCCGTCGTGAGCTGCTGGCGGATTCGCTGAAAGTTCTTGCCTCGCAGTCCCGTCCGCTCGACCATCTCGTGGTGGTCGACAACGGCGACGAGGACGCGGTGCGCGAGCTCGTCGACGCGGTGGACCTGCCCACGAGCTATCTCGGTTCGAAGCACAATCTCGGTGGCGCGGGCGGCTTCGCCCTCGGCATCCTGTACGCGCTGTCGCTGGGAGCCGACCGGGTGTGGCTCGCCGACGACGACGGCCGCCCCGAGGGACCGGACGTACTCGCGACGCTGCTCGACTGCGCGCAGCGCAACGGCCTGGCCGAGGTGTCGCCGGTCGTGTGCGACATCGCGCAGCCCGATCGCCTCGCTTTCCCGCTGCGCCGCGGTGTGGTGTGGCGGCGGTGGCGGCACGAACTCGGCGACGAGGACCTGCTGCCCGGTATCGCCTCGCTGTTCAACGGCGCGCTCTTCACGGCCGCGGCGATCGACGCGGTGGGCGTGCCCGACCTGCGTCTGTTCGTCCGTGGCGACGAGGTCGAGGTGCACCGCCGTCTCGTCCGGTCGGGACTGCCGTTCGGCACCTGCTTGCAGACGGCCTACCTGCACCCGGACGGTGCCGACGAATTCAAGCCGATTCTCGGTGGCCGGATGCACACGCAGTATCCGGACAACGACACCAAGCGCTTCTTCACCTACCGCAACCGCGGCTACCTGCTGTCGCAGCCGGGACTGCGCCGGTTGCTGCCCCAGGAATGGGTGCGGTTCGGCTGGTACTTCCTGATCACCCGCCGCGACCCGGCCGGTCTGCGCGAGTGGATCCGGCTACGCAGGCTCGGGCGCGAGGAGAGGTTCGAGCGTCCCTGA
- a CDS encoding ABC transporter ATP-binding protein — translation MVSRVSIETRGACVDFPIFDAKTRSLKKAFLGKAGGAIGRNNSDVVVVEALRDITMSLKEGDRVGLVGHNGAGKSTLLRLLSGIYEPTRGHAQVKGRVAPVFDLGVGMDPEISGYENIIIRGMFLGMSRKQMLAKVDEIADFTELGDYLNMPLRTYSTGMRVRVALGVVTSIDPEILLLDEGIGAVDAEFMKKARVRLQDLVARSGILVFASHSNEFLAQLCDQAMWIDHGRIREQGDIEHVVRAYEGDEAGDHVRTILHELERERTAKSAPDAAASTGSNGG, via the coding sequence ATCGTGAGTCGGGTCAGCATCGAAACGCGCGGCGCGTGCGTCGACTTTCCCATCTTCGACGCCAAGACTCGGTCCTTGAAGAAGGCATTCCTGGGTAAGGCGGGCGGAGCGATCGGCCGCAACAACTCCGACGTCGTGGTCGTCGAGGCTCTGCGCGACATCACGATGTCGCTGAAGGAAGGCGACCGCGTCGGGCTCGTCGGCCACAACGGTGCCGGCAAGTCCACGCTGCTGCGTCTGCTCTCGGGGATCTACGAGCCCACGCGCGGCCATGCCCAGGTGAAGGGCCGCGTCGCGCCGGTGTTCGACCTCGGCGTCGGCATGGATCCGGAGATCTCCGGCTACGAGAACATCATCATCCGCGGCATGTTCCTCGGGATGAGCCGCAAGCAGATGCTGGCCAAGGTCGACGAGATCGCCGATTTCACCGAGCTCGGCGACTACCTCAACATGCCGCTGCGCACCTACTCGACCGGTATGCGGGTGCGCGTCGCGCTCGGCGTGGTCACCAGCATCGACCCCGAGATCCTGCTGCTCGACGAGGGCATCGGCGCGGTCGACGCGGAGTTCATGAAGAAGGCGCGCGTGCGTCTGCAGGATCTCGTCGCGCGTTCGGGCATCCTCGTGTTCGCCAGCCACTCCAACGAGTTCCTCGCCCAGCTGTGCGACCAGGCGATGTGGATCGACCACGGCCGGATCCGTGAGCAGGGCGACATCGAGCACGTGGTGCGCGCCTACGAGGGCGACGAGGCCGGCGATCACGTGCGCACGATCCTCCACGAGCTCGAGCGTGAGCGGACCGCGAAGTCCGCCCCCGACGCCGCGGCCTCGACGGGTTCGAACGGTGGCTGA